CTTCATTTCCTAGTGTGTTAATGGTCACAAAACAAACCAAAAGCTTTATTTTGAATACCTTTCGCTATCATAAACACGTCAATATAATTTAAGACAGCATAAAAGGTAGCAAATTTAGAATGGTTAGAAGTAGTCCCTTACAGCAGGCATATCTACATAGTAGCTAACATGATTGAATGCAAGTGATAAAGGCTCAAACGGTAAAAccattcctcttctttcttcttggtTCGAAGGACCGGAAATTTCTGAAGAATTTTTCATTTCCATCTCTGCACTTGCGATATATGATAAAAGATTAGCAGCATTAAATGAAATGGTGATACTTTATTGCATGGAGTTGTGCTGAGTAACCTTCtcaaaaacacaattataaGTTACACAAAAATGTGCTTTTGAGTCAAAATTAAAGCTTCTAGGTAGTTCTATACCCTAACTTATGTTTAAAATAACAATGAGTTGAACTTGGAATCACAAGGAAAGAATGTAGAGATAAAGTAGGCACAGAAACCTTCAAAGATAAGCTGTTTGGAGGATGATATTTTGTTCCCTTCACCTTCATCTGCGATGACCGCTTTCGAATCACTCAAAGCTGCAATTATAGTTTGACATTAACATGTTTACAGATGCTTAAAATATCACTGAATTACTGACTGAAAATCAAAGGACATATAACTCACGATTCAAGTAAGTCAATGCAACAACAAATAGAAGattgaaaagaagagaaaaccCAAACAAGGCTCCAATGCAGATCCAAAACCAATAATCTTCTGTATAGAAACCTCTATATCTGAGAAGTAATTTTCCAACTGTTGGTGCATCAATTCTAGGGTCTGTATTTGGCTGCAATATAttgggaaagaaaaaaaatcagcaGTTCTTAAAGTTCAAGTATAGTGAGGTAACTAACAAGGCCATAAACACTTTATTTGGCTCTATGCTATCTACAGTCAAATTGAATTCATACTTGACTCCATCTTTTATCTAAGAATTCATTCATCACTATGGCATTCTGGCCATACATCATAGGAGATATATAATAACCCCATATCATCCATGGCGCAATGTCGTCTGCAAACACACAAGAAATTACAATGCATTTAACTATACTactactattaaaaaaaaaaagggcaaGAAAAAGTAACTTATTTAGTCATAATAtcgaagaaaatgaagataacATATAGTTATCAATGGCTTACCTTTGGCAAAAATAAAACCTTCAAGCACAAATATGACTTGCAAGGTCAAGGTACCCAGTGTATTAGCAACAACTGGTGTTCTACCAACCGCAGCAATGATCGAAATAGAGACAGAGCCATCTGATGGATTCCAAACAATGCCAAGAATTGTCGAAAAAATCTAATGAAATAATGAAGGGAAATGTGTGAATTAGAAATTGTATCATTCTTATCTCCTCAAAGTACAAACTATTATTACCACCAAAGCcaaagaaaacaataaattaaatcattgaGTTACCTATCAGCACCAGGAGCAAACCCAACAGTATAATATGTAAGAACAATCCATATCCCTGATTCCATAAGGAAGAGAGGGATCCTTAGAACCCATATAGGTAACCCAAAGGACCATGCAGGGAAGAACAAAAAATCCCTTTGTTTGTAGAACACTGGAAGCCTGAATACAGTCATGGCTAGTTCTGCCATTCCAGTAAACATCACATTTATTAGAGTGAAAAATAGTGCTCCAAAGAATTTTTGTCCATCTTGGACAGTCCCCACTGGCATTTGGGTTCTAAGGAACACAGTAAAGGTGATGATAGACATAATTGTTATCTGTGTTGTCTTGAATACATAAACAAAAGCACTACGCTTCATGAGCAACCATTCTCTTGAGAAGCATGCCTTAAATAGTTCCCAGTTTGATATGCCATACTTGTCTTTTACCAAAGCAGCTTGGTGGACTCCACGCTTATCATAGGGAATCCCAAGCTCAGTCACAAGTTGTTCACCTATTTTAAATGAACTGAAGGCCTCTGCGAATTCCGAAGTCGAAACGTATCTATAAGGTTCATCTTTTTGAGACCAATATTGTTGCTGGTCTTTCTTGGATGTTACTTCTTGTAGAAAATCAGCAACTCCTTTTCTCTCTGGACACTTGAATCCCATGTGTTCAAAGAACTGTAGCACGCTCTGGCGCGGACCTTGGTATACAATTTGGCCTTCTGAAAGTAGGATAATGTCATCAAAGAGATCAAATGTCTCTGGTGCTGGCTGCAGAAGAGAAATCACCATGGTCACATCCATGATATGAACCATCTGTCTCAAGAACTTGCATATCTGAAAAGTGGTGGAACTGTCCAACCCTGTTGATATTTCATCCATGAAGAGCACCTTTGCCGGTCCAACCAACATCTCCCCTACACCCAATTACAACTGAAAGCATTTAGTGTCGATCaataaataaactataaaatGCTTATACAAGCCagtattttaagaaattatgcTACTATGAGAAGAAAAAAACTCACCTGTAGTTAAGCGCTTTTTCTGTCCACCAGAGATACCCCTTCTCATTTCATCACCAACCATAATGTCAGCACAAATATCCATTCCAAGTATCTGTCAGATTAAGGGATGAAGTTATACAAGTGGATGATAAAATCAGTAGCGTTCACGtgacttttttttatgtactcATTGTATACTCATCACTCCACTATCATAGAATGGAGGATCATCTAAGACCTTAAAATTGaggaaaaaaatcaaataagtaaaAGAAATTTAAGTTTCTACAATGGAGACGCTAACCTTGAGAACATAATCAGTTACCAAACTGGATTTTTGGCCTGACATAGCTGTGGCCTTCATGAATGCATCAATTTCAGGGTTTGGCTTTATTCCTGCATCTTTCTCCCTTCTTGACAGTTCCACCAGCATCTCGTACCTCGTTCCAACACCTAAACAGCGTCCTGAGAAATCTAATGTCTCTCTCACTGTCATTTCTCCATAGTGAATATCATGTTGACTAATATAGGCACAAGTTTTTCCAGCAACGAATTCATTTAGCTCATGACCACAATAAGTGATTTTCCCCGAGGACTGCTCACAAAACATCATAGATCAAAATAACTACCAATTTGGACAAATTAATATTTAGAtacatttattgttttaatgTACCAATTTATTCAGACACAGTTTTCGGGAAATGGTAGTAAGTAGTAACtaattatatagaaaaaaaaccaacaacaacaaaagaaagcatAATGAAATAGGAACAAACCCTTAAGTCACGGTCAAGTTTCCCTGCAAGTGCTAGAAGCAATGTAGTTTTCCCAGCACCCGGAGGACCCAGCAGGAGAGTCATTTTGAGATTTCACACAAGAAAAAGTTGTGCATAGAGATTCAAATACCTTTTTTTCGATTGTTGCATGATAGAACTAACTGTGTACACATTAAATATAACTCAATATAAATGAGAATCGTTTTACCTTGATGGTTTTATTATTCCACTAACATCTTTAAGAATCtgaatttctttcttcttggagGGTGCAAGGTGAAACAATCCTAAGATGCTCTATCGTTCAAATGAATGAATCAGTCAAAGCATTAGTTCTACTAATGGTGCTATTCTCAAATTTAACTAAACATCATATATCATATAATACAGTGAAATTATTCATaccagaaaataataataatcagcATTAAACAATTGCTAATGTGGGAACATTCAAGTACCTCAAAAGTGTGGAGAGTGGCATTAAGCAAAGTAGGAAGCGCTCTACTCCCAACATACAAATCTCCCTCTGCAGATAAATTCTCATACCGGACTTCAATTTTAGGAATTTCAATCCCCACCCTGAAAGTAACAATAGCAAAATTCatcaactaattaataataaaaaactttgGTTTCGGTGATAGATATAGATAGAGAGATAAACAAACACCAGCCAAGCTTGGTAACATCAACTTCGCCATGGACTACTTCGCCATTATCAAGAACTTGCTTGAGCACACCTTTTCTCATTCGATCTAATGTTGGCAGTCTCTCGATGGCAGCCCAAGTGAGGTGCTGCTCGTCGTCCTCCTGCATGTGGCGGTTGCTACGGCCAAACACGTCCGGCTCAGCCGCCGCAGTCCAAACGTCCCTGAAGCTGGCAGAGGTCAAGCTCCGGCGACCGCTGGTTGACATGGCTAAATCATCCCCCGTCATCAATGCTGATGCCATTTTTGGTTTAGCTTCTTTTCTCTTAAAACGGATACAGCACTGAGCCTTCACATATGTAACATGAAGCTGTTAGCTTTTAGAATCACCACTCATGTATATGCATGCCCATGCTTTAGTTTTTCAAACAAAATTGActgaaataaaagagaaaagacaCCGAATACGAACAGGTAAAATAATAAGCAGTCCCCTTCacatgaaaatattttaagatgGCTGACATTTGTTactttttggttaaaaaaaaaacaaaaatttgccGAGAAAACAGAAGAAAACCACGAATAATAAGAAAACAATCTAATGctatggaaaacaaaaaaaaccacgaataataataaagaaataataaagagaCCATagcaaaaaagaataaaaaaaagacgaAGGAAGACACGAAGATGAACAAATGcgagttttttttaattaggataaagaaaaataaatatagattgATAAGGAATCTAATACTTGAAATCTAATACCAAATGATACGAAACCGAACCAAAGATAAGAtggaaaatcgaaaaaaaagaaacttcTCTACTTCTATGATGTaacagttaaaaaaattattctacctcttctgtttttatttaagtttctcaaagaaattttaaaaaattttcattcctcaaaattgatttaaaaaaaataacaatgaattttaaataagCTTTTAACATACCAACTTAAAAATAAGCCAAATCTTGTTAGAtatctaatttgaatttaaatctctaaaaataatttaatttaaatcagatttaatttttattaaattctaacaacaaaacaaattaaatatagacTAAAAAATCTTCCAAACCACGTATCAACCTCCCCTTGAAAGCATCTCAACTTTGTTACAAAATGGTACGCACGTGATATATTAGCAATGCCGACATtagaatttaaatgaaaatattGAGATTGCTTTATGTCAACTTGCATGTTCCCACAGCCTGTATTAATTAGCTTACCATATGATTCATATCATAATTTGACATTATTTATTAAGACTTGATAATGTTGCCACGAGAAGCAGCATATCTATAAGAGGATCTTCCCCTCCCTTGTCATTTGTAGTCTGTAGATGTCAGTTttgatgattaattaatttttgatttcGAGCAAAAGGTCAACTATATGCTGTTTTGGCATATCTTGTATCTTCTTTGAccaatattttatacttttagtaGCGTGCAATAATAGGTTATTTATATTTGATGCAAGATAATGTGCacttaaattattatataaaccACGTGCCAACCAACTTTTCTTTACCCATTCATAAGAAACCAGTAGTTAACTAgtgatatatataatatttaaaccTGTTGGATCGCAACAAATCAATCATTATCAGGTGGTAATCTCGAATGAAATAACTTATTtgccaaatttataattaactcTTTCCTTGTTACATTACCAAGTGTATAACACGtgctaattaattaacttataaaattcttttaatatacTTATAGAAATATTTTCCAAATACAAACGTTttcatacaagtcatttatatttatgtgttttttctgtgtgtctctttttcttcttcttcctctgtgcctcttctttttttttcgtaacTTTTCTCTCTCGTTATCGTCGTCATCAACaccacctcttcctcctccttctgttttcattgaaatttcttctcctctttttgttttctctttctccttcatcaTCAGTTAACTCGTtgatgataataaataattcagGTTCAGATTGAACCAGAacgaaattgattattgttttgaatctaAGGTTAAGGTGTGGttcaatttaaagaaaaaatatagcatTAGAGGAAACATTTTTCTGCAGTAAATTTGGGTGTAgtacgaagatatttgggtataacacaaagatatttgggtgtattttaagaatttttgggtgtatttttattctgataagttgtgcataattcagaactcttcctcttcctccttctcattTTCtactgtttcttttttttttatcatcttcactatcttcttttttttcttattcatcttttttctttttattttaccttctcaaatttcttcttgttttattcttttaacaagaacaaaaacaaaaaatcaaacaaagaagaagaaacacataatgctgcaaaattagtTGAAAGATGATGAatttacattcatttaactaaaagaaagaaagaaataaggaaaaaaagaagagaaaaatacaccattagaaaaaattttttttctgtatttgcagcaaatttgggtgtaatatgaagatatttgggtgtaatacgaagatatttgggtgtattttaagaattttttggtgtatttttattctgataagttatgcataattcaaaactcttcctcttcctcctcttcatttTCTACTgcctcttcatcttctactgcttcttcttcctcatcttcttatttcgttttcttataattcttcttaCATTaggagaaaaaatcaaacaaagaagaaaaaatacataatattgcaaaattaatagaaagaggaggagaaaaaaatgcagcaacaacaatggtgataaaaaaataacgatgaagatgaaacacgcgaaaaaaagaaaaaacgcaaagaaaaaggagaagaagaagaaggaagagaaggaggaaaaggaggaacgtgaagaaaaagaagtgtcTTCCATAATGGTGAGTGAGAGCTTGCTCTGAAATGGTTGAGTGACGAGTGTGTtgaatgaataattttttttaaatttgacccAACTTATAAGATTTGTAAACTAAAAAGATTTGTATATATAGTATAACTCTAATTTATAACTGTTGAAGAGAAATGtagatataaaaaaaagggtAGATAATTCAAATATTTTGAGTATCATCATACTACTCACATGAAAACCATTTAACAGAATACAACATTTATGTATCTAAATATTTGCagtctcaaaataaaaaaaaaattattattcaaaatatgTTTGACAAatgtgt
This portion of the Arachis duranensis cultivar V14167 chromosome 6, aradu.V14167.gnm2.J7QH, whole genome shotgun sequence genome encodes:
- the LOC107493900 gene encoding LOW QUALITY PROTEIN: pleiotropic drug resistance protein 2-like (The sequence of the model RefSeq protein was modified relative to this genomic sequence to represent the inferred CDS: inserted 1 base in 1 codon; substituted 1 base at 1 genomic stop codon) — protein: MTLLLGPPGAGKTTLLLALAGKLDRDLRSSGKITYCGHELNEFVAGKTCAYISQHDIHYGEMTVRETLDFSGRCLGVGTRYEMLVELSRREKDAGIKPNPEIDAFMKATAMSGQKSSLVTDYVLKILGMDICADIMVGDEMRRGISGGQKKRLTTGEMLVGPAKVLFMDEISTGLDSSTTFQICKFLRQMVHIMDVTMVISLLQPAPETFDLFDDIILLSEGQIVYQGPRQSVLQFFEHMGFKCPERKGVADFLQEVTSKKDQQQYWSQKDEPYRYVSTSEFAEAFSSFKIGEQLVTELGIPYDKRGVHQAALVKDKYGISNWELFKACFSREWLLMKRSAFVYVFKTTQITIMSIITFTVFLRTQMPVGTVQDGQKFFGALFFTLINVMFTGMAELAMTVFRLPVFYKQRDFLFFPAWSFGLPIWVLRIPLFLMESGIWIVLTYYTVGFAPGADRFFRQFLALFGIHQMALSLFRXIAAVGRTPVVANTLGTLTLQVIFVLEGFIFAKDDIAPWMIWGYYISPMMYGQNAIVMNEFLDKRWSQPNTDPRIDAPTVGKLLLRYRGFYTEDYWFWICIGALFGFSLLFNLLFVVALTYLNPLSDSKAVIADEGEGNKISSSKQLIFEEMEMKNSSEISGPSNQEERRGMVLPFEPLSLAFNHVSYYVDMPAEMKNQGFSSDRLQLLQDVSGAFKPGILTALVGVSGAGKTTLMDVLAGRKTGGYIKGNISISGYPKNQATFARISGYCEQNDIHSPHVTVYESLLFSAWLRLPSDVKTEARKMFVEEVMELVELIPIKDALVGLPGVDGLSTEQRKRLTVAVELVANPSIIFMDEPTSGLDARAAAIVMRTLRNTVDTGRTVVCTIHQPSIDIFEAFDELLLMKRGGQVIYAGPLGRHSHKLIEYFEAIPGVPKIKDGYNPATWMLDLSSISMEAQLDVDFAAIYATSDLYQMNQELIKELSTPTPGSKDLSFPAKYSQXFLVQCKACFWKQHWSYWRHPQYNAVRFFMTILIGLIFGLIFWNKAKNTHKQQDLMNLLGAMYSAVIFLGATNASAVQPVVAIERTVFYRERAAGMYSALPYAFGQVAIEAIYNAIQTAIYTIILYSMIGFEWKVGNFFWFYYYILMCFIYFTLYGMMTVALTPGHQVAAICMSFFLSFWNLFSGFLIPRTQIPVWWRWYYWASPVAWILYGLITSQLGDKDAELEIPGSGTMPLKQLLKDVLGFDYDFLPVVAVVHVGWVLLFLLVFAYGIKFLNFQKR